GAACAGCGAGAACACGCCTTGTGTTGGTGGAGAAAGGATTACCATGAAGCTTGTAACCTGCAACTTTTAATCAATTCCATATTCTTTAGTGTAAAGAAGACTAATCATAGAAACGAAATTCATAAATGAGAAATCATGCATGCTTATCTGAGTACATCTACATACATAAACCTATATAGATATATCTTACCTAGCTTTTTAACTTCTGTCGCACGCTTCCAATTTGGGAATAGATTGAACACCATTTTTAAGCAGTCCATGAAGGGATGACTTGTATTGCTCATCGATTACCCAATGATAtagttatacatatatatacagttaagttattatatatataattcagaACCTTCTTTCGCAATACAAAAGCGAGGAACATATTGCTTTTACTGGCATCCACGTAAAGACTCACCACCTTTCTTGTATCTCAAGCGATGAATATTGTTCCAGTGATACAGATTCAAACTAGGGATCTACACTCTAGTTCAAACCAAGTATGAAAAACATTAGAAAACTACTTCATTGATCATTTCTTTCATACAAAGTCTTTTAAATCCGGATGAAAAACATTAGAAAGTTACTTCATGTTTTTCATAAAGTctttttgaagttttattttcttagtatCAGCTTGTAATCTTATActactaaaagggggatataGAGAGCAGGGAAGGTGTCCACGTCGGATTGTTTATTCGAACCAATCAGGAGCGTCGCAATTGACACGTCATCCCGGGCTCGCGGTTTGCGATTTCTATCTGGTATGTGTTGTGGGCTTCACCGAATGTTGTGGGCTTCACCAAAGTTTTGTGGCCTATATTGGAGTTTAGCGTCGTTTTTGCCGTAATTGAAACCTCGAAGAATCCGTCGAGGGATGAGATTCTCATCGCTGCTAcctcttcgtcttctccgaTCGATGAGCAGAGAAGCCGAGATCTAATCGATCCACTTCTATACAATCAATATACCTCCTTAATGATTTCGTTTCACCTCCCCCTTTTCATCCTCCTTTATATACTCCTTTTCATCCTCCTTTATATACTGATCTTCTCTATTATCCAAAACCCTAGAACCACTCAAATCTCGATCCATGGCGATGAAACGAAATGGGAAGTCTCCTGTCTCCTCCGACCCTGATGAACAAGTCATGTTCTTCAAGGATGTCTCTCTAGGTCCACATGAGACTCAGCTTCGCTTCCGGCTCATTCATTTCTGGGAGGCTCGAAACCCGGTCAAGAAGACGCTGATTGGCCTCGAAATGCTCCTCATTGACGAACAGGTGCGTCGATTCTCCAAAAATAGTTTCCATTTTTTAGATCTATGTTTCCGAGAATTTAAGCTAGGGTTTCGATGATTATTTAGACGTGTGCTTATACGCTTGGTAAATAAGTTATAGTATTGTTTCaattgtttctgttttaattcTTTGGTTTCATTTATTTCTAAGGTTTCATTCTCATTTTGTACGTCGATTCTTCAAAAATAGTTTCCAGTTTTATATCTATGTTTCCGAGAATTTTAAGCTACGGTTTCGATGATTATCTAGACGTGTGCTTATACGCTTTGTTAATAAGTTATAGTATTGTTTCaattgtttctgttttaattcTTCGGTTTCATTATTTTCTAAGGTTTCATTCGCATTCTCATTTTgtgatttgttatttttttccgACATTAGGGAACTGTTATTCAAGGATTCATCCCACCGGGACGAATTAAGAAGTACTTACCTGACATGAAACGTGGCTCAGTTTACAAACTCATCAACTTCTACGGGTCGAAAAATAAACCGGTGTATCGGGTTACTGATCATGTCGCAACCGTGTCTTTCGCGTGGAACTctgagatgtctgttcttcacGAGATTCCCATCTCTTTTGATGAAGACCGTTTCAGGTTTCATTCATACGAAGATTTTGAAGCCAACTGTGATCTCAAAGGCGACCTCTACGGTAAGCATATTAGTTTTACAAATCTCAGTTACATTGCTTTGTATGTAGTTTTTCGTCTATTCTCCTGTTTAGGTAAAGAAATCTAGATTTTCAGAGTTTTATCAGTCATCTAACGTACACTTTTCATGAAACTGTTATAGATGTTGTTGGTCACATGAAGCTGGTCGATGGCCAGACTCTAATTGAGCGTCCCAGCCTTGATCTTGCGAAGATCGCTACCACTCGGCACATTGTGGTTCACGTGCAGTCACATGAGTAAGTGTGTTCTTTCATTCCAAGTAATCATCTCTCGGTAGTTCTTAAATCTATATGAGTTTATCTTTGCAGGGGACCTGTGATGAAGCTTTACCTTTGGGACCAGGCTGCAACAGACTTCTGCGAGAAGTTCAACTCCTGCGAAAACACTCCCACAGTGCTTTTGGTCACCACTGTTAACACCAAACGTCTCGGAGGTAATTATTTAGCTCTTTGAACTCATGTTTTGAGTGATAATTATGACATGTTTTACAAAAagtttctctcttctttgtcATTGGTTGCTAATTTTACTTAAACACTTATCTCTTTATACTTACATTTCCAGTGATAATTGTGACATGTTTTTGGGTGGTTTATAGTTGTTCCCATACGTGATAGTAGCTTATTTACCATTCTTAAAACGTTTTTCTTCTTAACATTAGTGGCTAATCATCACAACATCCTTTTTAATGACTCTTCCATTACTGAGCAGGTACCCTTGCCCTGACCTCTATGTCTCCTACACGGGTTTTCATGGACTCTGATGTCCAACCAACCAGAGATTATTTCACCTGGTATGTATCCCGTCTTCAGCATCTATTCCAACACTTACACTTATAGCATTGAATGACTGAAGCACTGCTTTTCATTTTGTTTCAGGCTGGGCTCTAACCCAGAGATTGCTAATCAAGTTAGCGCAGACGTCATCACTAAGCGTGAGACACTGAGTATAGCAGAGATATTCTCCTACATGACTCAGGAATCCGCCAAGGTAAAAGTAAAcgctaatatatttaaatattgtgaccaaagtatatatatttcatgCTAAGTattatattgaatatattttaaccaTATGCCTATAAACCGTCCAGGCTGCCTTTTTTGAGTGCACGGCTACGATTGATGATGTTGTGCATGGCTATCCTTGGTACTATATTGGATGCAGTGGGTGCCATTCTAAGGCTACCAACGGCCCGAGTTCGTTGATTTGTACAAACCCAAAATGTGAGAAGGTTAACACAGATGGCGTTGCACAGTATGTTCTCTCGCCTTAATATTCAATTACGCTTTCACTGGTATTAGTTTTGATTATCACATTTGTGACGTTATTTTTTGATTCTGTCACACCAGATACCGTGCAAAGATTTCTGTTTACGACAACAGTGAACAAGCTTTCTTTGTCCTGCTTGGAGATGCTGGTCGGGAGTTGACTGGGAGGCACGCATCCGAGTTAGTTAGTAGCTACTTTGAGGTAACTGAGCACCAGTTTGTAATCTCAagttattttttacttttttgttttctaaccTCTCAAGTGATTTAAACTGACACTATTGTACTTAAATGTAAGGCTAATAAGAGCGAAGGAGCTGACCATGAGGTGCCTGTCCCAGAAGCTCTAATCAGCACCATCGGACAAACACATAAGTTCTGTGTGAAAGTTACAGACCACAACTTCTCAGGCAATACCCGAGCTATCACTGTCACCAAGATCCTGTCTCTAGACCCAACACCACCCACGGAAGCCTCAGTGAGAAATGACATTGCTGCAATGTCCGAGGAAGCAGCACAGACTGGAAACGACGTATGTGGACCTCTCAAAGGCCGTGGAGTCTCTGGAGATGAGGAGAGCAAGCGGATGTGTAGCAGTGCTGATCCAGAGACAGCTAAACGCCCAAGATGTGAGAATTAGAGCCTCGGTTCCTTGATGCAATTGAGTTGGTTTTTTAAATTTGCTGCTGTTTAAGTACATTTTTGTTTAAGTTAAAGACAATGCTtagtttgttttcattttcagACTTTGTCTTTCAATAATTTGAACTACCTTTCTTATAGACTCTGTTGTTTCTTATAATCTCTGTTGACTATCTACATATCTGAGCAAAATGTAGAAAATAGATTGAGTTTCTGtatgtttttaaaacaattatacCATGATTTCTTATCATGATTCTATATTACTGATATCAATTATACACATTTAGAAAGTTTAGAGCATGTGCTACATTCACGGTAGGAATATTTGAACTAACCAATTATACGTTTGTGAAACTTTAGGAAGTTTTCCATATTCACAATTATCATATATTCTTATGCTTAGAAAGAAAAACCCCTTAACCTTAACCTAACTAATCTTCAACGCCTCTCTCAGCCCAATGCTTCTCTCCAATTCCCTTCTACTTCGAACAGGTATTGTCACACTAATATTGGCcagtttcattttgttttttgtagATTGGTTTCACCATAGGGTATTGATGTTTTATCGTTGGTTTCAACTGATGGGTTCTGTTTCtcttagtcccttttatattttttcgatTATTCTGTGTTCATTTACGTTCTGATATGTTTTATGTGCCTTTGGTATGAAAGGCCTGAGCTTTCTCTGTTTTGGTCTTTTATTACTCATCTGTGAATATTGGTCTCACTATAGTGTAGGGATTTTGATGAGAGCTTATCATATTCTGCTCTGTTTTAGTGGTGGAAATTATGATATTTCATTCCATTGTTCAGTTTGTTAGGATCTGGAATACTTGAGCTTTTTCGGTGTTGGTCCATCTACCTACAAAtctatttatagttttttatgGCTTTTCCttcttgaataaaaaaaaattgaagaatcaacctttttttttttgttttcgtgaggggtttaagtttctttttggtatttggaataaaaatatagtattataataatttataaaaaaataattaacaatattaaaaaaaaattaaaaatagtttcaaacataacttcgattttcaattttttttttgagaaaacagTTTAtggaaaaaaactttttaaaaacatttataaaaaagttagattttaaagaattataattccaaaccttaaattttttaaaaaaatttatatattgctTTTTCTCAGATCCAATTTCTGCCGGTACAAAACTTTAtgcaaattgataaaaaaaaatatattaatgtgaTATAAAATTCTGTGGAAATAGATAGTccaattaaaactataaattaataatttctatgcatatatattttatacaaataagAACCAATCATTATAATGGTTGTCTTATATTCATAATggaattgttttatatttcgttaacacttaaatatttaatatttacattACCGCTACCTATGCCAATGAAACCATTATTTCAATAAATATCAATAACTATCGAtaatactttttcttttcttcttacaTTCAGTGATTATTTTAAGCCAAACACtgtttaatattaatcataatttagataaaaatatattaatctaatataatattttactttaacaattttatagcaattacccgggcgtagcccgggaacAGCTCTagtaaacctaaaaaaaaaatgaagaccATTCTAGAGGCTtgattgaaagaaaaaaatgattttgtattTGGTTAAAGcgtgttatataattttttaaatcatatttgttAATGTGTGAAAAGTTCAAAAACTACACTTAATTAACTTATAACGGAaggaataatattattttatgttctaTCCGTTCTTCAACCCTTCTTTACGTTTCGTTTTGTTTCGTTTCATTACATAATTAAGAGCATTTAGTACAAAAACTAATACACTAAGGGTGTGACCGGTGACCAAGGGAATGAGGAGGAACACTATATTCTTTAATATTCCTTAAATTTTTTACCATTAATGTGGAATGgattttccttttcattcccATTCATTTCTTTGTTCGTAGAGAATTATAGAACAAATTTATTCCTCATTAATTTTGACAAGGAACCATCATTCCTAAAATTTTATTCCTATTCATTCATTTCCTATCCGTTCCTATTGTTTTTATGATGGTCACCAGTCACATCCTAACTCTTTTTAGTTTCGTGAGGTTAACACAAACTATAATTATATGGAATTAATTTCGAGATTCAGCAAAGctcaaaaaaataatcaaaccaaCAAAGAGTTCATACTTAAACTAAAACGAGTTGAACAACTAAGCTGAAAACATTAAACTATCAAAaatatcatcttttttttttgtaaatcaaaTCACTATCCCCTAAATATTAACTGATAATCATTTCAAAAGTTGTAaccttaaatttatactaattGAAAAGAGACCATACGTAGGTGTCACTTAATTAGAATGCAAATTTAGCTTACGTGACAGTTTACGGATCAgttgaaaaaaatgttaatccAAATTCAATTACTAGGGAACATtataatataagaaacatatattatttatttaaataaaagctatagaattatctaatatgattaacatatatatatgacaattaatgactgtgaataataaagatttgataacaatttttgcatcattcttcatttttgtttaattttatattattaaaaaaaaacaatcacaataaccatataataaaaaattagatttttttttcttatatattatattttgaatttttgtaaatgactttaaattacaaaaatgaagaaaccttatatgttatatttttctatatgttatattttgaattctttaaaatgactttaaattacaaaaatgtaagttttccttaagcatacgacgaaaaacattaaaatgacatgtatcaattcgatggttgatctgaaacctttcaaaaccatatgaaagataaatgtcaaaataattcaactgtgcaaacaatattgttcacttttttttttcaagaatgtattcggtgaaaaaaataaagtttttgtgtcgtaatttatttaatatccaatccgatcaacttatgatatattaattatagtttagttttataatttttaattaaaattgatcTGATCCATTGGAAATAAATTCtatagtaacaaaaaaaattgtatatgtataaataaaatgatcaaatatataaaaaattgtcaataatatatataaataaactcaCCATGCGTAAAACGCATGTTTTATCCTAGTattgtattattatattatctatcaacaaaataaattcacatcgttaaaaataaatataatcacAAATTTAGGGATCTTTTCTATAAAAACGCAATCACCAATTAATGTGACTGAAATCATATCCATCGAATTGTCGTTGACCATCAAAGTATCTCATTAGTCATTAGTTTTCAGATTTttatttccttaaaaatctcagTTTGATAACGGTTTTCTTTAttgaataaataataataataaaaaatgacgATTCAAATTCTTAACCGGTTCACTGCTTCTCGGACCCTATAAATTACACCGTCACTTCTCACTTTCTCAGTCTTCACAGCTCTCACAAACCCCCTTTGGAATACGATACGATCTGGGAGTCTTCAGGTACGTTCACCATCTTGATTAGAGTTTATGATTCAATGGTTGAGTATCGTTGCTGATGCCTAAGATTAGGGTTTGAATATCGATGCTAAAGATTCTCGTTCTCTATTACTTTGATCGCAGAAAATGTGTAGCGACACGATCATTGAGTATGAGCAAGGATGTAGGTTCTTGGAAACTGGTGTTTCCAAGCTTACAAGGATTCTTGAAGAAGAGACGTCTGAGAAACCGTTTACTCGTGAACAATACCTAGAGTATTACACAACAATCTACAACATGTGCATCCAGGAAAACCCTCACAACTACTCTCAGAGGCTTTATCATAAGTATCATGACATTGTTGAACACTATGCCAACGAAACGGTATTGAGTTTTAACTTCGCTCTTTAATGTTtgagaaaaaaagtttaattatatatattttgtgtggGTTAGGTGTTGCCTTGTATTCAGCAGAAGGATGCTGTATACTTGCTCAGAGAGCTTTCTCGGAAGTGGGATCATTATAAAGTTTTCGTCAAGTGGTTATCCCACTTCTTCACCTATCTTGAACGTTCCTTCATTTCATATAGAAACTACCCATCACTTCTTGAAGTTGCCATGAAGTCCTTCCGCGACCTAGTTTACCTTGAGGTGCAAGTCAGTGCCAAAGATGTTGTTATGGCACTGGTAagcacacacatatatataatagaatctGTGACTGAGTATCTATCTAACTATAGCTAACACGGTTTGTATTTTAACAGATTAATAAAGAACGTGAGGGCGGAGAGATTGAGAGGGAACTACTGAAAAACATAGTAGACATCTTTGTTCAGAGTGGGATGGGAACTATGGAAATGTATGAAAAGGATTTTGAGATGTTCTTGCTTGAAGACACGGCGTCTTACTACTCACGCAAGGCCTCAAGCTGGATCCAGGAGGATTC
Above is a window of Brassica napus cultivar Da-Ae chromosome A10, Da-Ae, whole genome shotgun sequence DNA encoding:
- the LOC125579325 gene encoding uncharacterized protein LOC125579325 produces the protein MKRGSVYKLINFYGSKNKPVYRVTDHVATVSFAWNSEMSVLHEIPISFDEDRFRFHSYEDFEANCDLKGDLYDVVGHMKLVDGQTLIERPSLDLAKIATTRHIVVHVQSHEGPVMKLYLWDQAATDFCEKFNSCENTPTVLLVTTVNTKRLGGTLALTSMSPTRVFMDSDVQPTRDYFTWLGSNPEIANQVSADVITKRETLSIAEIFSYMTQESAKAAFFECTATIDDVVHGYPWYYIGCSGCHSKATNGPSSLICTNPKCEKVNTDGVAQYRAKISVYDNSEQAFFVLLGDAGRELTGRHASELVSSYFEANKSEGADHEVPVPEALISTIGQTHKFCVKVTDHNFSGNTRAITVTKILSLDPTPPTEASVRNDIAAMSEEAAQTGNDVCGPLKGRGVSGDEESKRMCSSADPETAKRPRCEN